A window from Gasterosteus aculeatus chromosome 14, fGasAcu3.hap1.1, whole genome shotgun sequence encodes these proteins:
- the LOC120832292 gene encoding protein FAM163B translates to MTAGTVVITGGILATVILLLIIAVLCYCRLQYYCCKKEESESEEEEPDFAVTSRLPPVHSNHNIVAATAAASSIPNDPALFSTPPLARKLTRSQTFCPSCTHYDLPFYLQPPAQPQIHHQPDGLRNGGERISYRSVQQQDLDLPVPVNISNYRKPNLGRSVTMRDMFTRSCSISTDV, encoded by the exons ATGACAGCCGGGACAGTGGTCATCACTGGTGGAATTCTAGCTACGGTTATATTACTCCTTATCATCGCAGTACTGTGCTACTGTAGGCTGCAG TATTATTGCTGCAAGAAGGAAGAGTCcgagtcggaggaggaggagccagacTTTGCCGTAACGTCCCGCCTACCACCGGTCCACTCCAACCACAACATTGTGGCGGCGacggccgccgcctcctccatcCCCAATGACCCCGCGCTGTTCTCCACGCCTCCGCTGGCCAGGAAACTGACGCGCTCGCAGACCTTCTGTCCGTCCTGTACGCACTATGACCTGCCTTTCTACCTCCAGCCCCCCGCTCAGCCGCAGATCCACCATCAACCAGATGGCTTGAGGAACGGAGGTGAGCGGATCAGCTACCGCAGCGTGCAGCAGCAGGATCTGGACTTACCGGTGCCTGTGAACATTTCAAACTACCGTAAACCAAACCTCGGCCGGTCGGTCACCATGAGGGACATGTTCACCCgcagctgcagcatcagcacTGATGTTTAG
- the swi5 gene encoding DNA repair protein SWI5 homolog: protein MSTEQSPEVHGCHNECAVSTPEKAALKRTPSSKFKRVHSNFKSPLTVRESANVSPAEELAELERRREQLNAEIAQLEAEGCRVEELEHHIDMLHEYNDIKDIGQSLLGRIAAVRGTTTRDLYSHFGLELDD, encoded by the exons ATGAGCACCGAGCAGTCTCCCGAAGTCCACGGTTGTCACAACGAGTGCGCAGTTTCGACGCCGGAGAAAGCAGCACTGAAAAG AACTCCCTCCTCAAAGTTTAAGAGGGTTCACTCCAACTTCAAATCCCCT CTCACGGTGAGGGAgagtgctaacgttagccccgCAGAGGAGCTAGccgagctggagaggaggagagagcagctGAACGCTGAGATCGCCCAGTTGGAGGCTGA AGGATGCAGAGTAGAGGAGCTGGAGCATCATATCGATATGCTGCATGAATACAATGACATCAAAGACATTGGACAGTCACTCCTGGGCCGTATTG CTGCTGTGAGGGGGACCACCACACGAGATCTCTACAGCCACTTTGGTCTGGAACTGGatgactga